DNA from Mycobacterium bourgelatii:
ATCGTATTGGGCGCGGATCTCCTTGGGCAGCTTGAGCATGCGCACGAACATGGTCGGCACGAACTGCGCGTGGGTGACGCGGTGTCTTTCGACAACCGCGAGAACCTTCTCGGCATCGAACTTCGGGATGAGTATTGAGGCCGCGCCGACACGATGCACTGCCATTGCGTAGTTGATCCCTGCGGCGTGGTAGAGGGGCGCGGGGGAGAGGTACACACTCGACGGTTCCATGCCGTAACGCTGCACCAGTGCCGTCTCCAGCAGAGCCTGACCCCAGGAGCCGTTGCCGTCCGTGGGCAGCGGGCGCCGAATGGCCTTGGGGCGCCCGGTGGTGCCGGACGAGTACAGCATTTCCGAACCGTCCGACAGTGGCGGCGCCTGACCGGCACCCGCCAACGCGTCTTCGTATGCCGTCCACCCGGGTAGGTCGCCGCCGACAGCGACGTGTGTGCACACCGCTGTGCTTGCCGTGCCCAGACGCGTTGCGATGTCGGTCAATGACGCATCGACGAACACCGCTTTCGCCTCGGAATCGTCGATCACGTAGGCCACTTCGTCCGCGGTGAAGTGCGTGTTGACGGCGGTGTAGTAGAGCCCGGAAAGCTGGCAGCCCCAGGTGATCTCGAAGAACTCGGCCCGGTTCGGCAGGACCAGCGCAACGCCGTCGCCGCGCCGCAGTCCGGCGTCGTGCAACAGGGCGGCGACGCGTTGGCTGCGCGCGTACAGCTGGCCGTAGGAGATCACGCCGCCGTCGGCCAGTATCAACGCCGGTGACTCGGCGGCGGTACGCGCGTGGTCAGCGATGTTCACGAGGGGCCGCTCGTCAGGACGACGCCGGGGTGTCGTCGGTTGAGGCGGCCGCTGCCGCCTGTCGTCGCGCCTGTTCGGAGGGCAGCACCTTGTCCTTGAAGACCTGTTGGATCAGCTGCTGCACATCCCTGCTGATGGAGGCGAGTGCGACCAGGTCGTTGGAACTCTGCCAGTGCACCCGCATGCCCATCAGCTCCCACGCCCGCTTGAGGTTGGCTTTGG
Protein-coding regions in this window:
- a CDS encoding acyl-CoA synthetase, which translates into the protein MNIADHARTAAESPALILADGGVISYGQLYARSQRVAALLHDAGLRRGDGVALVLPNRAEFFEITWGCQLSGLYYTAVNTHFTADEVAYVIDDSEAKAVFVDASLTDIATRLGTASTAVCTHVAVGGDLPGWTAYEDALAGAGQAPPLSDGSEMLYSSGTTGRPKAIRRPLPTDGNGSWGQALLETALVQRYGMEPSSVYLSPAPLYHAAGINYAMAVHRVGAASILIPKFDAEKVLAVVERHRVTHAQFVPTMFVRMLKLPKEIRAQYDLSSLRCVVHAAAPCPVDVKYQMMDWLGPIIYEYYGGTEGFAGSTIDPQQWLAHPGSVGKPYNPVHVLGEDGQELPPGQTGELFFEGGPDFEYFKDPVKTASVSNDRGWRSLGDMGYLDEDGYLYLTDRSTFMIVSGGVNIYPQEVENLLVMHPKLVDAAVFGVPNDEFGEEVKAVVQPVAGVPVSPDAAEALEAEIIAYCREHLATYKCPRTIDFEAELPRDPNGKLYKRRIRERYWQGRMSRIV